A single window of Candidatus Binatota bacterium DNA harbors:
- the argJ gene encoding bifunctional glutamate N-acetyltransferase/amino-acid acetyltransferase ArgJ gives MAGPARVKIDPGPAPGPVAGFRFAGVHGGLKTGGRRDTALVVADSPVPTAAVFTRNTAAAAPVVVAREHVADGLAQAVLINSGNANAATGSSGLKLAEWSCRELAKRLGIKPGLVLPCSTGVIGVQLDRRRMTRAISLAVDALGTRRASACGRAMMTSDAFPKWASRSVQLPGGETATVAGLAKGAGMIHPGMATMLCVLVTDAPLSPGAARAVLAEAVASSFNSITVDGDTSTNDTVVLMASGLAGGEAIRSRKSAGYELLATAVGELTDELSRMIVRDGEGATRVVDVLVEGAPGDADAERAARAVATSTLVKAAFAGGDPNWGRIVCALGNSGVDVDFKRVAISVDDVALVKAGELLSEEARRRAARVMKNDTFTLAIRLGHGPGRASIVTSDLTEAYVRFNSAYS, from the coding sequence GTGGCAGGGCCCGCGCGCGTGAAGATCGATCCCGGGCCGGCCCCGGGGCCCGTGGCGGGCTTTCGTTTTGCCGGCGTTCACGGCGGCCTCAAGACCGGTGGCAGGCGTGACACGGCGCTCGTGGTGGCCGATTCGCCGGTGCCGACCGCGGCCGTGTTTACCCGCAATACCGCTGCCGCCGCGCCCGTTGTGGTGGCGCGCGAGCACGTGGCCGATGGGCTGGCGCAGGCGGTGCTCATCAATTCGGGTAACGCCAACGCGGCCACGGGCAGCAGTGGTCTCAAGTTGGCCGAGTGGAGTTGTCGTGAACTGGCCAAGCGGCTGGGCATAAAGCCTGGCCTCGTACTGCCCTGCTCAACCGGCGTCATAGGCGTGCAGCTCGACCGACGGCGCATGACGCGGGCGATCTCGCTGGCCGTCGACGCGCTCGGTACGCGCCGCGCCAGCGCTTGCGGGCGCGCCATGATGACATCTGATGCGTTTCCCAAGTGGGCCTCCCGCAGCGTGCAACTGCCGGGCGGGGAGACCGCTACGGTGGCCGGCCTGGCCAAGGGTGCAGGCATGATCCACCCGGGCATGGCCACCATGCTGTGTGTGTTGGTGACCGACGCGCCCTTGTCACCAGGAGCCGCGCGGGCGGTGTTGGCCGAGGCCGTTGCGAGCAGCTTTAACAGCATCACCGTCGACGGCGATACCAGTACCAACGACACCGTGGTGTTGATGGCATCGGGACTTGCCGGTGGCGAAGCCATACGTTCGAGGAAGTCGGCGGGTTACGAGCTGTTGGCCACGGCCGTCGGCGAACTCACCGATGAACTGTCGCGCATGATAGTGCGCGACGGGGAGGGCGCCACGCGGGTGGTGGACGTGCTGGTGGAGGGTGCCCCGGGTGACGCCGACGCTGAGCGCGCGGCCCGCGCCGTTGCCACGTCCACGCTCGTGAAAGCCGCGTTCGCGGGCGGCGATCCCAACTGGGGACGGATAGTCTGCGCGCTCGGCAATTCTGGCGTCGATGTCGACTTCAAGCGCGTGGCGATATCGGTGGACGACGTGGCGCTGGTGAAGGCCGGCGAGCTGTTGTCCGAAGAGGCCCGCCGTCGCGCTGCCCGCGTGATGAAAAATGATACCTTCACTCTCGCCATACGCCTGGGCCACGGCCCCGGCCGCGCAAGCATAGTCACGTCGGACCTCACCGAGGCCTACGTCCGCTTCAACTCTGCATACTCCTGA
- a CDS encoding SRPBCC family protein: MRYFRTNNNFRAGMVAVCVTAFLGLSGCDAIMGLLNTGKAARQWEGDIKEIAFSELIKDGKVFTIELHSRIDAPADKIWESMKNPGRLAETSEQYKKSEVLVDEGNRKEVEVHMLALGNLQMLKLEMTYDDANKVMHLKTLESAMVDIDATYSLEASPDGSRTMYVYKAKQTDKIQLPIGTGVQESAIKESFVNQVRAIKSQLGAG; this comes from the coding sequence ATGCGGTATTTCAGGACGAATAATAATTTCAGGGCTGGTATGGTCGCTGTCTGCGTGACCGCGTTTCTCGGTCTTTCGGGTTGCGACGCCATCATGGGCCTTCTCAATACGGGCAAGGCAGCCAGGCAGTGGGAAGGCGACATAAAAGAGATCGCATTTTCCGAGCTTATCAAGGACGGCAAGGTCTTTACCATCGAGCTACACTCGCGCATCGACGCACCGGCAGACAAGATCTGGGAGTCGATGAAGAACCCCGGGCGTCTCGCCGAGACCAGCGAGCAGTACAAGAAGAGCGAAGTGCTGGTCGACGAGGGTAATCGCAAGGAAGTCGAGGTGCACATGCTGGCCCTGGGCAATCTCCAGATGCTCAAGCTGGAGATGACCTATGACGACGCCAACAAGGTCATGCACTTGAAGACCCTGGAGTCGGCCATGGTCGACATCGACGCCACTTACTCGCTGGAGGCTTCGCCCGACGGCAGCAGGACCATGTACGTGTACAAGGCGAAACAGACCGACAAGATCCAGCTACCCATCGGTACCGGTGTACAGGAAAGCGCCATCAAGGAGAGCTTTGTGAACCAGGTGCGCGCGATCAAGTCGCAACTGGGCGCGGGCTGA
- a CDS encoding sigma-70 family RNA polymerase sigma factor, with product MKDSGKTGRRGRGSNTGGPDSGAVDIPDSKHAAAEDADAETIDADDIDSLELDPLELEAVVIDPPHAHRSDGDTAKVDAAEVEVVDEPATSKKAATPAPEVIELADSGALTLRDSLQAYMAEMRRYPMLSPEEEHELAVRFHETGDEEAAYRLVTSNLRFVVKVAREYQRAVHNLLDLIQEGNVGLLEAVRRFDPHRGVRLPSYAVWWIRAYVIRYVMNNFRMVKVGTTQAQRRLFFNLQKEKSRLEASGFTPTTVQLAENLGVRERDVEEMQLRMAMSAEVSADAPVGIDTETRVLDLIPSEANVEEDVADSEFFSLMKQQLDIFSETLSGRDEQIWRERLVSEDPVTLAELGERWGVSRERVRQVEAALKKKLREFLVDALGEQPPLLEDSRG from the coding sequence ATGAAAGACTCCGGCAAAACAGGCCGTAGAGGCCGCGGCAGCAACACCGGCGGACCTGACAGCGGCGCGGTGGACATTCCAGACTCCAAGCACGCCGCCGCTGAAGATGCCGATGCGGAAACGATCGACGCGGACGATATCGACTCGCTTGAACTCGATCCGCTGGAGCTCGAGGCCGTCGTTATTGATCCGCCCCACGCCCACCGATCTGACGGTGACACGGCCAAAGTAGACGCGGCGGAAGTCGAAGTCGTAGACGAGCCGGCGACTTCGAAGAAGGCTGCCACGCCGGCCCCCGAGGTAATAGAGCTGGCCGACAGCGGCGCGCTCACCCTGCGCGATTCACTGCAGGCCTACATGGCCGAGATGCGTCGCTACCCGATGCTTTCGCCCGAGGAGGAGCACGAGCTGGCGGTGCGCTTTCACGAAACCGGCGACGAGGAGGCCGCCTACCGCCTGGTCACGTCCAACCTGAGGTTCGTGGTCAAGGTGGCGCGCGAGTACCAACGCGCCGTGCACAACCTTCTCGACCTCATACAGGAAGGCAACGTCGGCCTGCTCGAAGCCGTGCGCAGGTTTGATCCTCACCGCGGTGTTCGCCTGCCGAGCTACGCGGTGTGGTGGATACGCGCTTACGTGATCCGCTACGTCATGAACAATTTTCGCATGGTCAAGGTGGGTACCACCCAGGCCCAGCGCCGCTTGTTCTTCAACCTGCAGAAGGAAAAATCCCGGCTCGAAGCCAGCGGGTTTACGCCCACCACGGTGCAACTGGCCGAGAACCTCGGTGTGCGCGAACGTGACGTCGAGGAAATGCAGCTGCGCATGGCCATGTCTGCCGAGGTTTCTGCCGACGCCCCGGTGGGCATAGACACCGAGACCCGGGTACTCGATCTCATCCCCAGCGAGGCGAACGTTGAAGAAGACGTCGCCGACTCAGAGTTTTTTTCGCTGATGAAGCAGCAGCTCGATATTTTCAGCGAAACGCTGTCGGGGCGCGACGAGCAGATCTGGCGCGAGCGCCTGGTGTCTGAAGACCCCGTAACTCTTGCCGAACTGGGCGAGCGCTGGGGCGTGAGCCGAGAGAGGGTGAGACAGGTGGAGGCCGCGCTCAAGAAAAAACTACGCGAGTTCCTCGTCGACGCACTGGGTGAGCAACCGCCGCTGCTCGAAGATAGCCGCGGTTGA
- a CDS encoding decaprenyl-phosphate phosphoribosyltransferase has product MGLHRRSLADGPGQRGPAAVKDLLVLARPAQWTKNAFVYAPLLFSGRLFEGEGFSNAGIALLCFCAASSAAYVFNDLVDRERDRLHPLKCDRPLAAGRVGTPAACALTVALALVAVGGGLLLGARFTLVVAVFLGLQLLYSSWLKHVPVVDVVAIAAGFCLRAAAGVVAVNARMSAWLFVCTFFLALFLALAKRRHEVTLLAGSATGHREVLGRYDPELLDKLVTISGLLTMFVYVLYTLSPAVAANLGTDRMYLTIPFVVFGVFRYLFLVYGRQQGGSPTDVLLGDLPLQAGIALWAATVVLLLYSQLAAGAGG; this is encoded by the coding sequence CTGGGCCTGCATAGACGAAGCCTGGCAGACGGCCCTGGGCAGCGAGGGCCGGCCGCGGTGAAAGACCTGCTGGTGCTGGCCAGGCCCGCGCAGTGGACAAAGAACGCCTTCGTATACGCGCCCCTGTTGTTCTCGGGCAGGCTCTTCGAGGGCGAGGGTTTCAGCAACGCGGGCATCGCGCTGCTGTGTTTCTGCGCGGCGTCGAGCGCAGCCTACGTTTTTAACGACCTTGTCGACCGCGAACGCGACCGACTGCACCCGCTCAAGTGTGACCGTCCGCTGGCAGCCGGGCGCGTGGGGACACCCGCGGCTTGCGCGTTAACCGTTGCGTTGGCGCTGGTGGCCGTGGGGGGCGGCTTGCTGCTCGGCGCTCGTTTTACCTTGGTGGTCGCCGTGTTTCTCGGCCTTCAGCTGCTATACAGCTCGTGGCTCAAGCACGTCCCGGTGGTCGACGTGGTGGCCATCGCCGCCGGCTTCTGCTTGCGCGCGGCGGCGGGTGTGGTGGCCGTCAACGCTCGAATGTCGGCGTGGCTGTTCGTGTGCACCTTTTTTCTCGCGCTCTTTCTCGCCCTAGCTAAGCGCAGGCACGAGGTCACGCTTCTGGCCGGCAGCGCCACTGGTCACCGCGAGGTGCTGGGGCGCTATGACCCCGAGCTGCTCGACAAACTGGTAACCATCTCGGGTCTGTTGACCATGTTTGTCTACGTCCTGTACACGCTGAGCCCTGCGGTGGCTGCCAACCTGGGTACGGATCGCATGTACCTGACCATTCCCTTTGTGGTCTTCGGGGTTTTCCGATACCTGTTTCTGGTTTACGGCAGGCAGCAGGGCGGTTCGCCCACCGACGTATTGCTGGGAGATTTGCCCCTGCAGGCAGGCATAGCGCTGTGGGCGGCAACTGTAGTGCTGCTGCTGTATAGTCAGCTGGCGGCCGGGGCGGGAGGATAG
- a CDS encoding DUF362 domain-containing protein: MSTSVVGIVRTSPETVLDDYRRVMEAADYRSELSDQVDTLVKLNLSWTRYFPACSSQPWQLEGVLRTMLGDGFAPQRLLPVENRTVVTDPLKGCRNNLWQGVLDHYDLPFIPLTDVEWKTHRFERPLLKLNDIFPDGIEIPAMYEGRQVLHLPTVKTHGHSTTTGAIKNSFGGLLKEVRHYAHKHIHEVLVDLVIMQKELHPGIFAVMDGTVCGDGAGPRTMVPRIGNVLIAGADSVAVDAVAAKMMGFDPMEIPYLAMCHERELGCADVSRIDIVGDELREFNPAFSTRRSLVIWGDQMLRRGPLRFLEKAALHSPLMGWAPFASNVYHDFLWYPTIGRRRIREFEQTPWGQMFDRYRRPVTAPGARGGETGDAG; encoded by the coding sequence ATGAGTACAAGTGTAGTCGGCATAGTAAGAACCAGCCCAGAGACGGTGCTGGACGACTACCGCCGCGTGATGGAGGCGGCCGACTACCGTTCGGAGCTTTCCGACCAGGTGGACACCCTGGTCAAGCTCAACCTGTCGTGGACCCGGTATTTCCCGGCCTGTTCGAGCCAGCCCTGGCAGCTCGAGGGGGTCCTGCGCACCATGCTGGGCGACGGTTTTGCCCCCCAGAGGCTGCTGCCGGTCGAAAATCGCACCGTTGTCACCGACCCCCTGAAGGGTTGTCGCAACAACCTCTGGCAGGGGGTGCTCGACCATTACGATCTGCCGTTTATCCCGCTCACCGACGTGGAGTGGAAGACCCACCGTTTTGAGCGTCCGCTGTTGAAGCTCAACGATATATTTCCCGACGGCATCGAGATACCGGCCATGTACGAGGGCCGACAGGTACTGCACCTGCCGACCGTCAAGACGCACGGGCACTCCACGACTACCGGGGCCATAAAGAATTCGTTCGGTGGCCTGCTCAAGGAGGTGCGCCACTACGCTCACAAGCACATCCACGAGGTGCTTGTCGATCTTGTTATAATGCAGAAAGAGCTGCACCCGGGTATTTTTGCCGTGATGGACGGCACGGTCTGTGGCGACGGAGCCGGACCGCGTACAATGGTGCCCAGGATTGGCAACGTTCTCATAGCCGGCGCAGACAGCGTGGCCGTGGACGCGGTCGCGGCAAAGATGATGGGTTTTGATCCTATGGAGATTCCTTACCTGGCCATGTGCCACGAGCGCGAGCTGGGTTGTGCCGATGTATCCAGGATTGATATCGTCGGCGACGAGCTGCGGGAGTTTAACCCTGCCTTCAGCACGCGGCGGAGCCTGGTGATCTGGGGTGACCAGATGCTCAGGCGCGGACCGCTGCGTTTTCTTGAAAAGGCCGCGCTGCATTCGCCGTTGATGGGCTGGGCACCGTTCGCGTCTAACGTCTACCACGACTTCCTGTGGTACCCCACGATAGGGCGCCGCCGCATACGCGAATTCGAGCAGACGCCATGGGGCCAGATGTTTGACCGCTACCGGCGGCCGGTCACGGCACCGGGCGCGCGAGGTGGGGAGACTGGCGATGCTGGTTGA
- a CDS encoding Zn-dependent alcohol dehydrogenase has product MKAAIMLANNEPMVIEDVNLADPGDNEVHVKWGATGVCHSDVSIWQGKLPLPPPAILGHEGAGVVVSAGKNDYGLETGDHVIGSFVPTCGECFYCKNDQAFVCEKALEIGMGRFPFSRQDGSPLLCGPGGLATFAEETVVHEAALVKIPADFSLEQAALVGCGVTTGVGAALFAAEVKAGSTCVVIGCGGVGQAVIQGCRVAGAEQIIAVDLNESKRSASINFGATHSVNPNDEDLGEFVKGLTDGRGADYAFEVVGVPVLQRQAYDITRPGGSVIWVGIPSYLDECSIPSALLPLENKRIVGTIYGSANVRTDFVKFINFAKEGKLDLEGMVSQRIKLEDVNDAFTAMLEGDVIRSVITYD; this is encoded by the coding sequence ATGAAAGCTGCGATAATGCTGGCAAATAACGAGCCCATGGTGATCGAGGACGTAAACCTCGCCGATCCCGGGGATAACGAAGTACACGTCAAGTGGGGCGCCACCGGGGTTTGCCACTCAGATGTCTCGATCTGGCAGGGCAAACTGCCGCTGCCGCCGCCGGCCATCCTCGGCCACGAGGGCGCTGGAGTGGTCGTGTCGGCCGGTAAGAACGACTACGGCCTGGAGACCGGCGACCATGTGATCGGCAGTTTCGTGCCCACCTGCGGCGAGTGTTTCTACTGTAAAAACGACCAGGCCTTCGTCTGCGAAAAAGCACTGGAGATCGGCATGGGCCGTTTTCCCTTCAGCCGCCAGGATGGCAGCCCCCTGCTCTGTGGACCCGGCGGCCTGGCCACTTTTGCCGAGGAGACCGTCGTGCACGAGGCGGCGCTGGTAAAGATACCCGCAGATTTTTCGCTTGAGCAGGCTGCTTTGGTTGGTTGCGGCGTCACCACGGGTGTTGGTGCCGCCTTGTTTGCCGCCGAGGTCAAGGCCGGCAGCACCTGCGTGGTGATAGGCTGCGGAGGCGTGGGACAGGCCGTTATCCAGGGCTGTCGTGTCGCGGGTGCCGAGCAGATCATCGCCGTCGACTTGAACGAATCCAAGCGTAGCGCTTCGATAAATTTTGGTGCGACCCACTCGGTGAACCCCAACGACGAGGACCTGGGCGAGTTCGTCAAGGGCCTGACTGACGGCCGCGGCGCCGACTACGCCTTCGAGGTGGTCGGCGTGCCCGTGTTGCAGCGGCAGGCCTACGACATCACCCGCCCGGGCGGTTCGGTCATCTGGGTGGGCATCCCCAGCTACCTCGACGAGTGCAGCATACCCTCGGCCCTGCTGCCGCTTGAGAACAAGCGCATCGTGGGCACGATCTACGGCTCGGCCAACGTGCGCACCGACTTCGTCAAGTTCATCAACTTCGCCAAGGAAGGTAAGCTTGATCTCGAGGGTATGGTGTCGCAGCGGATCAAGCTCGAAGACGTCAACGACGCTTTTACCGCCATGCTCGAGGGCGACGTCATCCGTTCGGTTATTACCTACGACTGA
- the secA gene encoding preprotein translocase subunit SecA: MLVDSVRKIFGTASDKYVKSMRPFVARVNELEPDMQALDEQALASISTDWRQRLDRGEELDDLLPEIFAGVREVATRVLGMRHYDVQLIGGHILHDGKIAEMKTGEGKTLVATLALVANALEGKGAHLVTVNDYLARRDADWMGRVYKYLGLSVGIVYPDMDEQERREAYRADITYGQNNEFGFDYLRDNMKFDAEEFAQRKLNFGIVDEVDSILVDEARTPLIISGPAEQSTEKYGQVNRLIPRLVKEEDYKLDEKTRSATLTEEGVTKMEGLLGVGNLYDPAEIETLHHVNQALKAHTLFKRDVDYMLQDGEVVIVDEFTGRLMPGRRWSDGLHQAVEAKEGVKIERENQTLATITFQNYFRMYDKLSGMTGTAETEAEEFGKIYGLEVLVVPTHQPMVRDDRPDVVYKTEREKFNAVIEEIRECTVDQQPVLVGTISIENSEKLSAALKKVGMKHHVLNAKHHASEAEIVSQAGRKGAVTISTNMAGRGTDIVLGGNPEFLARKDLANGEDDPQWEATLAGYTEQCAAEHEEVLAAGGLHIVGTERHESRRIDNQLRGRSGRQGDPGSSRFFMSLEDDLLRVFGAERIQGLMERMGMEDGVPIEAKMVSRAIENAQKRVEGQNFDTRKHLIEYDDVMNKQREVVYHRRRECLSEGELRTEVLGMAAAAATDLVALHANEEIETAEWELESLDDALFAQFLVRAGLADLPRDGLTVEVLETAIQQRVLAAYEKREEEMGVEVVRHLEHVLSLQCLDNHWKDHLLAMDHLKEGIGLRGYAQKNPLQEYQKEGFDMFENMMLSYENDVVEKMFSVRIADEQEVDRMEERRRDESAAVMMGRGGGEGGAPEQKQVKRTGNKVGRNDPCPCGNGKKYKKCHGKS, translated from the coding sequence ATGCTGGTTGATTCGGTACGAAAGATTTTCGGCACGGCCAGCGATAAGTATGTCAAAAGCATGCGGCCCTTCGTTGCCCGTGTCAACGAACTTGAGCCGGACATGCAGGCGCTCGACGAACAGGCTCTTGCCTCGATTTCAACCGACTGGCGCCAACGGCTCGACCGTGGCGAAGAGCTTGACGACCTGCTACCCGAGATTTTTGCAGGCGTGCGCGAGGTGGCGACGCGGGTGCTGGGTATGCGTCACTACGACGTGCAGCTAATCGGTGGTCACATACTGCACGACGGCAAGATAGCCGAGATGAAGACCGGCGAAGGCAAAACGCTTGTGGCCACCCTGGCCCTGGTGGCCAACGCGCTCGAGGGCAAGGGTGCCCACCTGGTCACGGTCAACGACTACCTCGCCCGTCGCGACGCCGACTGGATGGGGCGCGTGTATAAGTACCTCGGCTTGTCGGTGGGTATTGTTTACCCCGACATGGACGAGCAGGAGCGACGCGAGGCTTACCGCGCCGACATCACTTACGGGCAGAACAACGAGTTTGGTTTCGACTACCTGCGCGACAACATGAAGTTCGACGCCGAGGAGTTCGCCCAGCGCAAGCTCAATTTCGGCATAGTTGACGAGGTGGATTCAATTCTGGTCGACGAGGCCCGAACGCCGCTTATCATCTCCGGGCCGGCCGAGCAGTCGACCGAAAAATACGGCCAGGTGAACCGCCTGATTCCTCGCCTGGTCAAGGAAGAAGACTACAAGCTCGACGAGAAGACCCGCAGCGCGACCCTCACCGAGGAGGGCGTGACCAAGATGGAAGGCCTGCTGGGCGTGGGCAACCTTTACGACCCTGCCGAGATCGAGACACTGCACCACGTGAACCAGGCGCTCAAGGCCCACACGCTGTTCAAGCGCGACGTTGACTACATGCTGCAGGACGGCGAGGTCGTCATCGTCGACGAGTTCACCGGTCGCCTGATGCCGGGACGGCGCTGGTCGGACGGCCTGCACCAGGCCGTCGAGGCCAAGGAAGGCGTGAAGATCGAGCGCGAGAACCAGACGCTCGCCACGATCACCTTCCAGAACTACTTTCGTATGTACGACAAGCTGTCAGGCATGACCGGCACCGCGGAGACCGAGGCCGAGGAGTTCGGTAAGATATACGGGCTCGAGGTCCTGGTGGTTCCCACCCACCAGCCCATGGTGCGAGATGATCGGCCCGACGTGGTCTACAAGACCGAGCGCGAGAAGTTCAATGCGGTCATCGAGGAGATCCGAGAGTGTACTGTCGACCAGCAGCCAGTGCTGGTGGGTACGATCTCCATTGAGAACTCCGAAAAACTCAGTGCGGCGCTCAAGAAGGTGGGCATGAAACACCACGTTCTCAACGCGAAGCACCACGCGAGCGAGGCAGAGATCGTGTCCCAGGCCGGGCGCAAGGGCGCGGTTACCATTTCGACCAACATGGCCGGCCGCGGCACCGACATCGTGCTGGGTGGTAATCCCGAGTTTCTGGCCCGCAAGGATCTCGCCAACGGCGAGGATGATCCCCAGTGGGAGGCCACGCTGGCCGGATACACCGAGCAGTGCGCGGCTGAACACGAAGAGGTGCTGGCAGCCGGTGGCCTTCACATCGTGGGTACCGAGCGCCACGAGTCGCGCCGGATCGACAACCAGTTGCGTGGTCGCTCGGGTCGGCAGGGCGATCCCGGCTCGTCGAGGTTTTTCATGTCGCTCGAGGACGACCTGCTACGCGTGTTCGGCGCCGAGCGTATACAGGGCCTGATGGAGCGCATGGGCATGGAAGACGGTGTGCCCATCGAGGCCAAGATGGTGTCGCGCGCCATCGAGAACGCGCAGAAGCGGGTTGAGGGCCAGAACTTTGATACCCGCAAGCACCTCATCGAGTACGACGACGTGATGAACAAGCAGCGCGAGGTGGTGTACCATCGGCGTCGCGAATGCCTGTCCGAGGGCGAGCTGAGGACCGAGGTGCTGGGCATGGCAGCCGCCGCGGCTACAGATCTCGTGGCCTTGCACGCAAACGAGGAAATCGAAACGGCCGAGTGGGAACTGGAATCGCTCGACGACGCCTTGTTCGCCCAGTTTCTTGTGCGCGCTGGACTGGCCGACCTGCCGCGCGACGGTTTGACTGTGGAAGTGCTTGAAACCGCCATACAGCAGCGGGTGCTGGCGGCCTACGAGAAGCGCGAAGAAGAAATGGGCGTCGAGGTGGTGCGGCACCTCGAGCACGTGCTCTCGCTGCAGTGCCTGGACAACCACTGGAAGGACCACCTGCTGGCCATGGATCACCTCAAAGAGGGTATCGGTCTTCGCGGTTACGCCCAGAAGAATCCCCTCCAGGAATACCAGAAGGAAGGCTTCGACATGTTCGAGAACATGATGCTTTCCTACGAGAACGATGTCGTCGAGAAAATGTTTTCGGTGCGTATCGCCGACGAGCAGGAAGTCGACCGCATGGAGGAACGCCGCCGAGATGAAAGCGCGGCGGTGATGATGGGCAGGGGAGGCGGCGAGGGTGGCGCTCCCGAACAAAAACAAGTGAAGCGCACGGGCAACAAGGTGGGTCGCAACGACCCCTGTCCCTGCGGTAACGGCAAGAAGTACAAGAAGTGTCACGGCAAGTCATGA
- a CDS encoding competence/damage-inducible protein A, protein MTAVRNPSTAAMVVIGNEILSGKVVDSNSGLLARELRELGVSLDRVVVIPDDTETIADTVARYSAEFDVVFTSGGVGPTHDDITIGAVAGAFDREVVIHPELRQLIDGWIDGDLTPAHLKMAEVPAGAELVADEHFRFPTVMIENVYVLPGIPEIFKAKVAGLRDRLRGQPWYLRQVYVSSDEAAIAPSLDATLEAFSELLLGSYPRLDRSEYSVKLTLESRDEQYVDAALDDLMGRLPAGSVLRVER, encoded by the coding sequence GTGACAGCAGTACGTAATCCAAGTACCGCCGCGATGGTGGTCATCGGCAACGAGATCCTTTCGGGCAAGGTCGTAGACAGCAACTCCGGCTTGCTCGCGCGCGAACTACGCGAACTCGGTGTGTCGCTCGACCGCGTAGTCGTCATTCCCGACGACACTGAGACCATCGCCGATACCGTGGCGCGTTACTCGGCCGAGTTCGATGTCGTGTTCACCTCCGGTGGGGTGGGCCCGACCCACGACGACATCACCATCGGTGCGGTGGCCGGCGCTTTTGATCGCGAGGTGGTGATACACCCCGAGCTGAGGCAGCTCATCGACGGTTGGATAGACGGTGATCTCACGCCCGCTCACCTGAAGATGGCCGAGGTGCCCGCGGGTGCCGAACTCGTGGCGGACGAACACTTCAGGTTTCCGACCGTGATGATCGAGAACGTGTACGTGCTGCCGGGCATACCCGAGATTTTCAAGGCCAAGGTCGCTGGCCTGCGCGATCGCTTGCGCGGGCAGCCCTGGTACCTGAGGCAGGTTTACGTGAGCAGTGACGAGGCGGCCATCGCACCTTCGCTCGACGCCACGCTCGAAGCTTTTTCCGAGCTCCTGCTGGGTAGCTATCCGCGCCTGGATCGCAGCGAGTACTCGGTCAAGCTCACACTCGAATCCCGCGACGAACAGTACGTGGACGCGGCCCTCGACGATCTTATGGGGCGCCTGCCTGCGGGCTCGGTTCTGCGCGTGGAGCGCTGA
- a CDS encoding YihA family ribosome biogenesis GTP-binding protein gives MARVRSVEFAAEANSAAALPRAVGPEVAVAGRSNVGKSSLINSLLGRRRLARTSRTPGCTRGLIFYAINERLRLVDLPGFGYAKRSRGERAEWKKLVEGYLSDREELVAVLILIDVRRGPQTEEIELGAFLDEAGVPWLWVLTKCDKLSRAKTQTAIREISAQTGDVPVYATSSNTGAGVKELWACIDEAWQTALGSEGRPR, from the coding sequence GTGGCCAGGGTTCGAAGCGTGGAGTTCGCGGCCGAGGCCAATTCGGCAGCCGCGTTGCCGCGGGCGGTCGGCCCCGAGGTGGCCGTCGCCGGTCGATCCAACGTCGGCAAGTCCTCGCTCATCAACAGCCTGCTGGGACGCCGGCGACTTGCCCGCACCAGTCGCACCCCGGGCTGCACCCGCGGCCTGATCTTCTACGCCATCAACGAACGCCTGCGCCTGGTTGACCTCCCCGGCTTTGGTTACGCCAAGCGGTCGCGCGGTGAGCGCGCGGAGTGGAAAAAGCTCGTCGAGGGATACTTGTCCGACCGCGAAGAGCTCGTGGCGGTGCTCATACTCATAGATGTCAGGCGCGGGCCACAGACCGAGGAAATAGAGCTGGGCGCGTTTCTCGACGAGGCCGGCGTACCGTGGCTGTGGGTGCTGACCAAGTGCGACAAGTTGTCGCGGGCTAAAACGCAGACGGCCATTCGCGAGATTTCTGCGCAGACAGGCGACGTGCCGGTGTATGCTACTTCGTCGAATACGGGTGCGGGCGTAAAGGAACTCTGGGCCTGCATAGACGAAGCCTGGCAGACGGCCCTGGGCAGCGAGGGCCGGCCGCGGTGA
- a CDS encoding DNA-directed RNA polymerase subunit omega, producing the protein MARITVEDCLKKVPNRFELAALAVKRAKMLLRGSRPLIETDNKEVVTSLREIAAGEVLLVRKEDTLAIGDDAA; encoded by the coding sequence ATGGCACGAATTACTGTAGAAGACTGTCTCAAGAAGGTTCCCAACCGCTTTGAACTGGCCGCCCTGGCCGTCAAGCGCGCCAAGATGCTGCTGCGTGGATCGCGGCCCTTGATAGAGACAGACAATAAGGAAGTTGTTACCTCCCTGCGAGAAATTGCAGCGGGTGAAGTCCTCCTGGTGCGCAAGGAAGATACCCTTGCCATCGGAGACGATGCTGCCTGA